The following coding sequences lie in one Arachis hypogaea cultivar Tifrunner chromosome 9, arahy.Tifrunner.gnm2.J5K5, whole genome shotgun sequence genomic window:
- the LOC112710873 gene encoding branched-chain-amino-acid aminotransferase-like protein 2 isoform X4, which produces MSLECTKWEMAVCEVTVIHSWSSPCSLSTSLMYSFAQRDDVEVLDEPLYANFLRVSGLHKPYRDQLLSKMESDGNKVVKDIISRPGSKKYRFCKHMSKQKVLGLTEDLMKNGKHFILIRNPLDILSSFDNDALPTFSELGFVELVCIYSELYELGKPPVVIDAAELQQDPEDTLRGLCNDLEIPYQPAMLKWEAGPKSIDGLWAPWRYKTVHKSTGFKQERKDLQPFPFSLYALLEQSLPLYNLLRRHVKKKRSLLSPPLPLPDLPVPANEKLLAWVGDEIVTRESAKVSVFDSVVQGGDSVWEGLRVYNGKIFKLEGHLDRMFDSAKALAFENVPTRDEIKEAIFQTLVRNGMFDNSHIRLSLTRGKKVTSGMSPAFNLYGCTLIVLAEWKPPVYDNTHGIVLVTASTRRNSPNTLDSKIHHNNLLNNILAKIEGNNAKADDAIMLDKDGYLSETNATNIFIVKKGRVLTPHADYCLPGITRATVMNLVVEQQLILEERRISLSEVHTADEIWTTGTMGELSPVQKSLPANCP; this is translated from the exons ATGAGTCTTGAGTGCACCAAGTGGGAGATGGCAGTGTGTGAGGTTACTGTTATTCACTCATGGTCTTCTCCATGCTCCCTTAGTACTTCTCTCATGTACTCTTTTGCTCAG AGGGATGATGTGGAAGTGCTTGATGAGCCTCTCTATGCTAATTTCCTTCGCGTATCAGGTCTTCATAAACCCTATAGGGACCAACTACTCTCCAAAATG GAATCCGATGGAAATAAGGTTGTTAAGGACATCATTTCTCGTCCGGGAAGCAAGAAGTATAGATTCTGTAAG CATATGTCGAAACAAAAGGTTCTAGGTTTGACTGAAGATCTAATGAAGAATGGAAAGCACTTCATTCTCATAAGAAATCCTCTTGACATACTG TCATCATTTGACAATGATGCCCTTCCAACTTTTTCTGAGTTGGGTTTCGTGGAGCTAGTTTGTATATACAGTGAACTTTATGAGCTTGGAAAACCGCCGGTGGTTATTGATGCTGCAGAACTTCAACAAGATCCTGAG GATACTTTACGAGGTCTTTGTAATGACTTGGAGATTCCTTATCAACCTGCTATGCTCAA ATGGGAAGCAGGTCCAAAATCAATAGACGGCTTGTGGGCTCCTTGGCGGTACAAAACAGTACATAAGTCTACTGGTTTTAAGCAAGAAAGGAAGGATCTTCAG CCATTTCCCTTCTCTCTATATGCTTTGCTAGAGCAAAGTCTACCCCTTTACAATTTGCTTCGGCgccatgtgaaaaagaagagatcTCTTCTGAGCCCTCCTTTACCTCTTCCCGACCTTCCAGTTCCCGCAAATGAGAAATTGCTTGCATGGGTTGGTGATGAGATTGTGACACGTGAGAGTGCAAAG GTTTCTGTTTTTGATTCGGTTGTCCAAGGAGGTGACTCAGTTTGGGAGGGTCTCCGTGTGTATAATGGAAAGATATTTAAGCTTGAGGGACACCTAGACAG GATGTTTGATTCAGCaaaagctttagcttttgagaatgTTCCAACACGAGATGAG ATCAAGGAAGCTATTTTCCAAACACTTGTAAGGAATGGAATGTTTGACAATTCCCACATCCGGCTTTCTCTGACACGGGGAAAGAAG gTTACTTCTGGCATGAGTCCAGCATTCAATCTGTATGGATGCACATTAATTG TTCTAGCTGAGTGGAAGCCCCCAGTTTATGATAATACACATGGTATAGTTCTTGTGACTGCTTCAACACGCCGTAATTCACCAAAT ACTCTGGATTCAAAAATTCATCACAATAACCTCCTTAATAATATACTTGCAAAG ATTGAAGGCAATAATGCAAAAGCAGATGATGCAATCATGCTTGACAAAGATGGTTATCTGTCTGAAACCAATGCAACAAACATT TTCATAGTTAAAAAGGGTCGTGTCCTAACACCTCATGCTGATTACTGTCTTCCAGGCATTACTCGAGCTACT GTAATGAATCTTGTGGTGGAGCAGCAGTTGATCTTAGAGGAGCGGAGAATCAGCCTATCAGAAGTGCATACTGCAGATGAG ATATGGACTACAGGAACAATGGGAGAACTAAGCCCA gtccagaaatcgctcccagcgaaTTGCCCTTAA
- the LOC112710873 gene encoding branched-chain-amino-acid aminotransferase-like protein 2 isoform X5, which translates to MSLECTKWEMAVCEVTVIHSWSSPCSLSTSLMYSFAQRDDVEVLDEPLYANFLRVSGLHKPYRDQLLSKMESDGNKVVKDIISRPGSKKYRFCKHMSKQKVLGLTEDLMKNGKHFILIRNPLDILSSFDNDALPTFSELGFVELVCIYSELYELGKPPVVIDAAELQQDPEDTLRGLCNDLEIPYQPAMLKWEAGPKSIDGLWAPWRYKTVHKSTGFKQERKDLQPFPFSLYALLEQSLPLYNLLRRHVKKKRSLLSPPLPLPDLPVPANEKLLAWVGDEIVTRESAKVSVFDSVVQGGDSVWEGLRVYNGKIFKLEGHLDRMFDSAKALAFENVPTRDEIKEAIFQTLVRNGMFDNSHIRLSLTRGKKVTSGMSPAFNLYGCTLIVLAEWKPPVYDNTHGIVLVTASTRRNSPNTLDSKIHHNNLLNNILAKIEGNNAKADDAIMLDKDGYLSETNATNIFIVKKGRVLTPHADYCLPGITRATVMNLVVEQQLILEERRISLSEVHTADEIWTTGTMGELSPLVEVEKL; encoded by the exons ATGAGTCTTGAGTGCACCAAGTGGGAGATGGCAGTGTGTGAGGTTACTGTTATTCACTCATGGTCTTCTCCATGCTCCCTTAGTACTTCTCTCATGTACTCTTTTGCTCAG AGGGATGATGTGGAAGTGCTTGATGAGCCTCTCTATGCTAATTTCCTTCGCGTATCAGGTCTTCATAAACCCTATAGGGACCAACTACTCTCCAAAATG GAATCCGATGGAAATAAGGTTGTTAAGGACATCATTTCTCGTCCGGGAAGCAAGAAGTATAGATTCTGTAAG CATATGTCGAAACAAAAGGTTCTAGGTTTGACTGAAGATCTAATGAAGAATGGAAAGCACTTCATTCTCATAAGAAATCCTCTTGACATACTG TCATCATTTGACAATGATGCCCTTCCAACTTTTTCTGAGTTGGGTTTCGTGGAGCTAGTTTGTATATACAGTGAACTTTATGAGCTTGGAAAACCGCCGGTGGTTATTGATGCTGCAGAACTTCAACAAGATCCTGAG GATACTTTACGAGGTCTTTGTAATGACTTGGAGATTCCTTATCAACCTGCTATGCTCAA ATGGGAAGCAGGTCCAAAATCAATAGACGGCTTGTGGGCTCCTTGGCGGTACAAAACAGTACATAAGTCTACTGGTTTTAAGCAAGAAAGGAAGGATCTTCAG CCATTTCCCTTCTCTCTATATGCTTTGCTAGAGCAAAGTCTACCCCTTTACAATTTGCTTCGGCgccatgtgaaaaagaagagatcTCTTCTGAGCCCTCCTTTACCTCTTCCCGACCTTCCAGTTCCCGCAAATGAGAAATTGCTTGCATGGGTTGGTGATGAGATTGTGACACGTGAGAGTGCAAAG GTTTCTGTTTTTGATTCGGTTGTCCAAGGAGGTGACTCAGTTTGGGAGGGTCTCCGTGTGTATAATGGAAAGATATTTAAGCTTGAGGGACACCTAGACAG GATGTTTGATTCAGCaaaagctttagcttttgagaatgTTCCAACACGAGATGAG ATCAAGGAAGCTATTTTCCAAACACTTGTAAGGAATGGAATGTTTGACAATTCCCACATCCGGCTTTCTCTGACACGGGGAAAGAAG gTTACTTCTGGCATGAGTCCAGCATTCAATCTGTATGGATGCACATTAATTG TTCTAGCTGAGTGGAAGCCCCCAGTTTATGATAATACACATGGTATAGTTCTTGTGACTGCTTCAACACGCCGTAATTCACCAAAT ACTCTGGATTCAAAAATTCATCACAATAACCTCCTTAATAATATACTTGCAAAG ATTGAAGGCAATAATGCAAAAGCAGATGATGCAATCATGCTTGACAAAGATGGTTATCTGTCTGAAACCAATGCAACAAACATT TTCATAGTTAAAAAGGGTCGTGTCCTAACACCTCATGCTGATTACTGTCTTCCAGGCATTACTCGAGCTACT GTAATGAATCTTGTGGTGGAGCAGCAGTTGATCTTAGAGGAGCGGAGAATCAGCCTATCAGAAGTGCATACTGCAGATGAG ATATGGACTACAGGAACAATGGGAGAACTAAGCCCA TTAGTTGAGGTTGAGAAACTATGA